A single Prevotella sp. E15-22 DNA region contains:
- a CDS encoding glycoside hydrolase family 97 protein has product MMTKKILFFVLTLVSLTMSAQIKKQSAKLTSPDGHLSATIQQQGLTLCRDGRVALQLPKVGVEGNTNMPVFSFEEKVKADYTMISGKRSHCTNVANEYRWSMGEGQTMVLRLYNDGIAFRYEFTNLAGELPRELTTYQIAEGTRRWMMQWGDGAEGFYPLTTSYKTKPGQSFSGVWKSAEGWNTRWGYPALIQSADDIFVLISEANIERQQSASCLYNEGENYRVVADQNESKVIGKWHTPWRVAIIGSLADVVESTLITDVSEPNQLTDTNWIQPGVVSWIYWAYNHGSNDYNIIKKYIDMAVTLKLPYMLIDAEWDTMKDGKSIEDAVKYANDHGVKPMIWYNSSVGWVDGAPTPKFRLNKPEDREKEFAWCEKIGVAGVKIDFFSGENLKNMDFCLDLLESAARHHLLVNFHGATVPRGWQRTWPNLLSTEGVYGAEWYNNVGTFTKQAACHNATLPFTRNVIGPMDYTPCAFSDSQHPHITTHGHELALTVLFESGLQHLADRPESFLAQPKEVQQFFGQLPAAWDETRFVSGYPGESVVLARRCGKTWYVAGINGTDETKTLSLPMKFVKGKQIVLFADGEPWNITSLKKVPSSLECKPRGGFVMIIK; this is encoded by the coding sequence ATGATGACAAAAAAGATTTTATTCTTCGTGCTGACATTGGTGTCGTTGACTATGTCGGCACAGATCAAAAAGCAGTCTGCAAAGCTTACTTCTCCTGATGGACATCTGAGTGCAACGATTCAACAGCAGGGTTTGACTCTCTGCCGCGATGGTCGTGTGGCTCTTCAGTTGCCTAAGGTGGGCGTTGAGGGCAATACTAATATGCCAGTCTTCTCTTTTGAAGAAAAGGTTAAGGCTGACTATACGATGATTTCCGGTAAACGTAGCCACTGCACCAACGTGGCTAACGAATATCGTTGGTCAATGGGCGAGGGCCAGACCATGGTGCTTCGTCTTTACAACGATGGTATTGCTTTTCGTTATGAGTTCACCAACCTTGCAGGTGAACTACCTCGCGAGCTGACCACCTATCAGATAGCTGAGGGCACTCGTCGTTGGATGATGCAATGGGGAGATGGCGCAGAGGGCTTCTATCCTCTGACTACCTCCTATAAAACGAAACCCGGTCAATCGTTCAGTGGCGTATGGAAGTCGGCTGAAGGTTGGAACACCCGTTGGGGCTATCCAGCTCTTATTCAGTCTGCTGATGATATCTTTGTGCTTATTTCTGAGGCCAATATCGAGCGTCAGCAGAGTGCTTCTTGTCTTTATAATGAAGGTGAGAACTACCGCGTGGTGGCCGACCAAAACGAGTCGAAGGTCATTGGCAAATGGCACACACCATGGCGTGTGGCTATTATCGGAAGCCTTGCCGATGTAGTAGAGTCGACCCTTATAACAGATGTGAGTGAACCCAATCAGCTCACCGACACTAACTGGATTCAACCTGGTGTGGTATCGTGGATTTATTGGGCCTATAATCACGGTTCCAACGACTATAACATCATCAAGAAGTACATAGATATGGCAGTTACTTTGAAATTGCCATATATGCTGATTGATGCCGAGTGGGACACGATGAAGGATGGCAAGAGTATTGAGGATGCCGTGAAGTATGCCAACGACCATGGCGTGAAGCCTATGATTTGGTATAACTCTTCTGTGGGATGGGTTGATGGAGCTCCCACACCGAAATTCCGCTTGAATAAACCAGAGGACCGCGAGAAAGAGTTCGCTTGGTGTGAGAAGATTGGTGTGGCTGGTGTGAAGATTGATTTCTTCTCGGGTGAGAATCTGAAAAACATGGATTTCTGTCTCGACTTGCTGGAAAGTGCTGCCCGTCACCACTTGTTGGTCAACTTCCATGGTGCTACGGTGCCTCGTGGATGGCAGCGTACCTGGCCTAACCTGCTTTCTACCGAGGGCGTCTATGGTGCCGAATGGTATAATAATGTAGGTACTTTCACGAAGCAGGCTGCATGCCACAATGCAACTTTGCCTTTTACCCGCAATGTCATTGGTCCTATGGACTATACACCTTGTGCATTCTCTGATTCGCAGCATCCTCATATCACGACCCACGGTCATGAGTTGGCGCTTACCGTTCTCTTTGAGAGTGGACTGCAACATCTGGCCGATCGACCCGAGAGTTTCTTGGCTCAGCCAAAAGAGGTACAGCAGTTCTTTGGTCAGTTGCCCGCTGCCTGGGACGAGACTCGCTTTGTCTCTGGTTATCCGGGCGAGAGTGTTGTTTTGGCTCGTCGTTGTGGCAAGACATGGTATGTAGCTGGCATCAACGGTACCGATGAAACCAAGACATTGTCACTGCCCATGAAATTCGTGAAAGGCAAGCAGATTGTTCTCTTTGCCGATGGTGAGCCCTGGAATATTACAAGCCTGAAGAAAGTTCCTTCTTCACTCGAGTGTAAGCCTCGTGGCGGTTTTGTTATGATTATCAAGTAA